The genomic DNA CGCAATCGCTGCACATGGCTGTTGGCGATACACTCCGGGCACGACTGGGAGCCGGGGGACGAATTAAGCAATTGTTAGAGGCGAAAGAGTCTCCAGAGACCATCATCAAGGATCTCTTTGTCCTGGCATTGTGCCGTCAACCGACTGCGGAAGAAATCAGTTCTCTGCAGGCTCTTATTGAGGATTCCAATAAGGATTCTGACATCTATGAAGACATTTTTTGGGGGCTGCTGAATTCCACCGAATTTGCCTTCAACCATTGAACAATTCGAGAATTCTTAGAGACAGGGATAGCAATGATTCGTTTCGTAATCGTTCTTGCATTAGTGCTTTCAACGACTCAATGTATTGCAGAAGTGACACAGCTCTCACCGGAGCGAATCTCACTATGGAATGGGAATGCTCCAAATGGCGATGGCACATTTGAGAAGGATGATGCCTGGTTGACGTTGCATCGTCCTGAGAAACCCAATGGGATCGCAGTCGTTATCTGCCCCGGTGGCGGTTATGGTGGGCTGGTCACCGGGCCTGAAGGTCATGGTATTGCCAAGTGGTTGAATCAACATGGAATTACTGGACTTGTCCTGGAGTATCGCTTGCCCAAGGGGCGTCCCTATGTACCACTTCTGGATGCACAGCGCGCCATTCAAACGGCGCGAGCCAATGGGAAACAGTGGAAGATCAATCCGGAGAAGATCGGAATCATGGGTTTTTCTGCGGGTGGCCACCTGGCATCGACTGCTGTAACACACTTCGATCACGGACGTCAGGAATCGAAAAATCCTATCGAACGTCAAACATCTCGACCCGATTTCGCAATTTTGGTTTATCCCGTGATCACGATGGATCAATCGACCCACGGTGGTTCAAGGAGAAATTTACTTGGAGAAAACCCGACTGACGAATTGATCAATCTGTTTTCCAATGAAAAACAAGTGACTAAACAGTCTTCTCCTACCTTTCTGGCTCATGCATTAGACGACACAGTCGTCACTTCATCCAACAGTCAGGCATTCTACAAGGCTCTGCAATCGCATGATGTGCCAACTGAGTTTTTGGAGTTGCCTTCCGGGGGGCACGGTTTGAATGGCTATCAGGGACCAATGTGGGATGCCTGGCAAATGCAATCGCTGCAGTGGCTGACAACGTTGATGGAGTAAAATGGGGCGTGATAACTTGTTTGTAAGTTTATTGTTCGTCGATCAATCCTTGACTGACAATAATCTCAAGTCTGTTGCAAATGCTTGTTCGCATAGATGAGTATTCAAATGATTCTTATATGAGATTTAACCTTATCGCTTAACACGTCCATCCCGGAGAACTGTTTTCCAGGGGA from Rubinisphaera italica includes the following:
- a CDS encoding alpha/beta hydrolase: MIRFVIVLALVLSTTQCIAEVTQLSPERISLWNGNAPNGDGTFEKDDAWLTLHRPEKPNGIAVVICPGGGYGGLVTGPEGHGIAKWLNQHGITGLVLEYRLPKGRPYVPLLDAQRAIQTARANGKQWKINPEKIGIMGFSAGGHLASTAVTHFDHGRQESKNPIERQTSRPDFAILVYPVITMDQSTHGGSRRNLLGENPTDELINLFSNEKQVTKQSSPTFLAHALDDTVVTSSNSQAFYKALQSHDVPTEFLELPSGGHGLNGYQGPMWDAWQMQSLQWLTTLME